A region of Thermobifida halotolerans DNA encodes the following proteins:
- the lon gene encoding endopeptidase La: MTDAQTSVTLPVLPLDDDVVLPGMVVPVDISDSEIRAAVESAQSVESTKNARLPGVRSTGRPRVLIVPRVDGSYSAVGTVALVEQIGRTPDGEPAAALRGVARARVGSGTTGVGAALWVTAEVHRDAAPEGGYPGRVRELARDYKTLLGTYLQKRGAWEILDSIRQLDDPGRLADRGGYSPFLDTGQKLRLLETYDAAERLALLIGWTRDHLAELDVTESINKDVQEGVDRQQREFLLRRQMEAIRKELNELSGTPDSEEEDYRRRVEEADLPDHVRAAALAEVDKLERAGDSSPEAGWIRTWLDTVLDMPWNERTTDSYDIAGARGVLDADHAGLDDVKERVLEYLAVRKRREDRGLGVVGGRRSGAVLALVGPPGVGKTSLGESVARAMGRAFTRVALGGVRDEAEIRGHRRTYVGALPGRIVRAVKEAGTMNPVVLLDEIDKVGSDFRGDPTAALLEVLDPAQNHTFRDHYLEVDLDLSDVVFLATANSLDTVPGPLLDRMELVELDGYTEDEKVVIARDHLLPRQLERAGMDADEVTLTDAALRRMAREYTREAGVRSLERSIARVLRRTATAVALGERALPVVVGPDDLTGYLGRPRHTPETAERTALPGVATGLAVTGAGGDVLFVEASLADPESGASGLTLTGQLGDVMKESAQIALSYLRSRGAELELPVGDLRERGVHLHVPAGAVPKDGPSAGVTMTTALASLLSGRPVRADVAMTGEVSLTGRVLPVGGVKQKLLAAHRAGITTVLIPARNEPDLDDVPAEVLDELTVHPVSDVREVLDAALEPAARVPHAAAA, translated from the coding sequence ATGACAGACGCGCAGACCAGCGTGACGTTGCCCGTCCTGCCCCTCGATGACGACGTTGTCCTGCCCGGCATGGTCGTGCCGGTGGACATCTCCGACTCCGAGATCCGCGCCGCGGTCGAGTCCGCGCAGAGCGTCGAGTCGACGAAGAACGCCCGGCTGCCGGGTGTGCGTTCGACCGGCAGGCCGCGCGTGCTGATCGTGCCGCGCGTCGACGGCTCCTACTCCGCGGTGGGCACGGTGGCCCTCGTGGAGCAGATCGGACGCACCCCCGACGGCGAGCCCGCCGCCGCGCTGCGCGGTGTGGCGCGGGCCCGCGTCGGCAGCGGCACCACCGGGGTCGGCGCGGCCCTGTGGGTCACCGCCGAGGTCCACCGGGACGCGGCCCCCGAGGGCGGATATCCCGGCAGGGTGCGGGAACTGGCGCGCGACTACAAGACACTGCTCGGCACCTACCTGCAAAAACGCGGTGCCTGGGAGATTCTCGACAGCATCCGGCAACTCGACGACCCCGGCCGGCTCGCCGACCGCGGCGGCTACTCCCCGTTTCTGGACACCGGGCAGAAGCTGCGGCTGCTGGAGACCTACGACGCCGCCGAGCGGCTCGCCCTGCTGATCGGGTGGACGCGCGACCACCTCGCCGAACTCGACGTCACCGAGAGCATCAACAAGGACGTCCAGGAGGGCGTGGACCGGCAGCAGCGTGAGTTCCTGCTGCGCCGCCAGATGGAGGCCATCCGCAAGGAGCTCAACGAGCTGTCCGGCACGCCGGACAGCGAGGAGGAGGACTACCGCAGACGGGTCGAGGAGGCCGACCTGCCCGACCACGTCCGCGCGGCCGCACTGGCCGAGGTCGACAAGCTGGAGCGCGCGGGCGACTCCTCGCCCGAGGCCGGATGGATCCGGACCTGGTTGGACACCGTTCTCGACATGCCGTGGAACGAGCGGACCACCGACTCCTACGACATCGCCGGAGCCCGCGGTGTCCTCGACGCCGACCACGCCGGTCTGGACGACGTCAAGGAGCGCGTCCTGGAGTACCTGGCGGTGCGCAAGCGCCGCGAGGACCGGGGACTGGGCGTCGTCGGGGGCCGGCGCAGCGGCGCGGTGCTCGCCCTGGTCGGCCCGCCCGGCGTGGGCAAGACCTCGCTGGGCGAGAGCGTGGCGCGCGCCATGGGCCGCGCCTTCACCCGGGTCGCGCTGGGCGGGGTCCGCGACGAGGCCGAGATCCGCGGCCACCGGCGCACCTACGTGGGCGCCCTGCCCGGCCGGATCGTGCGTGCCGTCAAGGAGGCCGGGACCATGAACCCGGTCGTCCTGCTGGACGAGATCGACAAGGTCGGCAGCGACTTCCGCGGCGACCCCACGGCCGCGCTGCTGGAGGTGCTCGACCCCGCGCAGAACCACACGTTCCGCGACCACTACCTGGAGGTCGACCTCGACCTGTCCGACGTGGTCTTCCTGGCCACCGCCAACAGCCTGGACACCGTCCCCGGCCCGCTGCTGGACCGGATGGAACTGGTGGAGCTGGACGGCTACACGGAGGACGAGAAGGTGGTCATCGCCCGCGACCACCTGCTCCCGCGCCAGCTGGAGCGGGCGGGCATGGACGCCGACGAGGTGACCCTCACCGACGCCGCGCTGCGCCGCATGGCCCGCGAGTACACCCGCGAGGCGGGGGTGCGCTCCCTGGAGCGCTCCATCGCCCGCGTGCTGCGCAGGACGGCGACCGCCGTGGCGCTGGGGGAGCGGGCGCTGCCGGTCGTGGTCGGCCCCGACGACCTGACCGGCTACCTCGGCCGCCCGCGCCACACCCCCGAGACCGCCGAACGCACCGCGCTGCCCGGCGTCGCCACGGGACTGGCGGTCACCGGAGCCGGAGGCGACGTGCTCTTCGTCGAGGCGTCGCTGGCCGACCCCGAGTCGGGCGCGAGCGGGCTGACCCTGACCGGCCAGCTCGGCGACGTGATGAAGGAGTCCGCGCAGATCGCGCTCTCCTACCTGCGCTCACGCGGGGCCGAACTGGAACTGCCGGTCGGCGACCTCAGGGAGCGCGGCGTGCACCTCCACGTCCCCGCCGGGGCCGTCCCCAAGGACGGACCCAGCGCGGGCGTGACCATGACCACGGCGCTGGCGTCGCTGCTGTCGGGCCGACCGGTCCGCGCGGACGTGGCCATGACCGGTGAGGTCTCCCTCACCGGACGGGTGCTGCCCGTCGGGGGTGTGAAGCAGAAGCTCCTGGCGGCGCACCGCGCCGGGATCACCACGGTGCTGATCCCCGCGCGCAACGAGCCGGACCTGGACGACGTGCCCGCCGAGGTGCTCGACGAACTGACCGTGCACCCCGTCAGCGACGTCCGCGAGGTGCTGGACGCGGCGCTGGAACCGGCGGCGCGGGTCCCGCACGCCGCGGCGGCCTGA
- a CDS encoding ABC transporter substrate-binding protein, with amino-acid sequence MPMFPNPRTTIATALSLVLLTGGCAYLSGEGGTAGADPDSPECEPYAQWQDIGGTVSVYASIRDEEAERMERSWQMFAECTGIDIQYEGSGEFEAQVQVKVDGGNAPDIAFFPQPGLLERFADSGDLVPAPEGVQQLAEEGWSQDWLDYATIDGELYATPLGANFKSFVWYSPTFFSDNGYEVPQTWDELIALSDTIAADGTKPWCAGLESGDATGWPATDWIENVILRENGPEIYDQWVNHEIPFNDPRIADAFGRADEILRNPDYVNGGFGNVQSIAITSFQEAGLPILDGDCGMYLMGSFYAAQWPEGTEVSETGDVYAFNLPPIDPDQGTPVMGGGEFVGAFADRPEVVAVREYLATAEYANNRAAEGAWFSAHQGLDLETLEVPTDRLGAEILRDPDTVFRFDGSDLMPAEVGAGTFWRGMVNWINGEETDAILDYIENSWSS; translated from the coding sequence ATGCCCATGTTCCCTAACCCGCGCACCACAATCGCCACGGCGCTCTCCCTGGTCCTGCTGACCGGGGGATGCGCCTACCTGTCTGGGGAAGGAGGAACCGCGGGAGCCGACCCGGACTCTCCGGAGTGTGAGCCCTACGCACAGTGGCAGGACATCGGGGGCACCGTCTCGGTCTACGCCTCGATCCGCGACGAGGAGGCCGAGCGCATGGAGCGCTCCTGGCAGATGTTCGCCGAGTGCACCGGGATCGACATCCAGTACGAGGGCAGCGGCGAGTTCGAGGCCCAGGTCCAGGTGAAGGTGGACGGCGGCAACGCGCCCGACATCGCCTTCTTCCCCCAGCCCGGTCTTCTCGAGCGCTTCGCCGACTCCGGCGACCTGGTCCCCGCTCCCGAAGGCGTCCAGCAGTTGGCCGAGGAGGGATGGAGCCAGGACTGGCTGGACTACGCCACCATCGACGGCGAACTGTACGCCACCCCGCTGGGCGCCAACTTCAAGTCGTTCGTCTGGTACTCGCCGACGTTCTTCTCCGACAACGGCTACGAGGTCCCGCAGACCTGGGACGAACTGATCGCGCTGAGCGACACCATCGCCGCCGACGGCACCAAGCCCTGGTGCGCCGGTCTGGAGTCCGGTGACGCCACCGGATGGCCCGCCACCGACTGGATCGAGAACGTCATCCTGCGTGAGAACGGCCCCGAGATCTACGACCAGTGGGTCAACCACGAGATCCCGTTCAACGACCCCCGGATCGCCGACGCGTTCGGCCGTGCCGACGAGATCCTGCGCAACCCGGACTACGTCAACGGCGGGTTCGGCAACGTGCAGAGCATCGCCATCACCTCGTTCCAGGAGGCGGGCCTGCCCATCCTGGACGGCGACTGCGGCATGTACCTGATGGGTTCCTTCTACGCCGCGCAGTGGCCCGAGGGAACCGAGGTGTCGGAGACCGGCGACGTCTACGCGTTCAACCTGCCGCCGATCGACCCCGACCAGGGAACCCCCGTCATGGGCGGCGGTGAGTTCGTCGGCGCGTTCGCCGACCGGCCCGAGGTCGTCGCGGTCCGCGAATATCTGGCCACCGCGGAGTACGCTAACAACCGTGCGGCCGAAGGCGCCTGGTTCTCCGCACACCAGGGGCTCGACCTGGAGACTCTGGAGGTACCGACCGACCGTCTGGGCGCGGAGATCCTGCGCGACCCCGACACCGTGTTCCGTTTCGACGGAAGCGACCTGATGCCCGCCGAGGTGGGGGCCGGAACGTTCTGGCGAGGCATGGTCAACTGGATCAACGGCGAAGAAACCGACGCCATCCTCGACTACATCGAGAACTCCTGGTCTTCCTGA
- a CDS encoding carbohydrate ABC transporter permease codes for MGFSLVEELPKLLWMVIGVAAFLAVIGALLFLVDAGARKSRVEWWQATLFLAPALILLFLGLVYPVFRTTLLSFMDGQGGNWVGLDNYVRMFTQPELLTVLRNTLLWVLFGPVLATAVGLLYALLVDRRRFESVAKSLVFMPMAISFVGASIIWKFIYAYRPAEAEQIGLLNQIIVWFGGEPRLWLLETPLNTLLLIVVLIWVQAGFAMVVLSAAIKAIPDDIIEAARIDGTGLWSHFWNITLPSVWPTLTVVLITISVQTLKVFDIVRTMTGGQYETSVIANEMYAQAFRYNELGMGSALAVFLFVLVIPLVIVQMRTNRRLREEQR; via the coding sequence ATGGGTTTCTCCCTTGTCGAAGAGCTTCCCAAGCTCCTGTGGATGGTGATCGGTGTCGCGGCCTTCCTCGCCGTCATCGGTGCTCTGCTGTTCCTCGTGGACGCCGGTGCCAGGAAGAGCAGGGTCGAGTGGTGGCAGGCCACGCTCTTCCTCGCCCCCGCACTGATCCTGCTGTTCCTGGGTCTGGTCTACCCGGTGTTCCGCACCACCCTGCTGTCCTTCATGGACGGCCAGGGCGGCAACTGGGTGGGCCTGGACAACTACGTGCGGATGTTCACGCAGCCCGAACTTCTGACCGTACTGCGCAACACCCTGCTGTGGGTGCTGTTCGGGCCGGTGCTGGCCACCGCCGTCGGACTGCTCTACGCGCTCCTGGTCGACCGCCGGCGGTTCGAGTCGGTGGCCAAGTCGCTGGTCTTCATGCCGATGGCGATCTCGTTCGTCGGCGCCAGCATCATCTGGAAGTTCATCTACGCCTACCGCCCCGCCGAAGCCGAGCAGATCGGCCTGCTCAACCAGATCATCGTGTGGTTCGGCGGCGAACCACGGCTGTGGCTGCTGGAGACGCCGCTCAACACGCTGCTGCTGATCGTGGTGCTGATCTGGGTGCAGGCCGGGTTCGCGATGGTGGTGCTCTCCGCGGCCATCAAGGCGATCCCCGACGACATCATCGAGGCGGCCCGGATCGACGGCACCGGCCTGTGGTCGCACTTCTGGAACATCACGCTGCCCTCGGTGTGGCCGACGCTGACAGTCGTGCTGATCACCATCTCGGTGCAGACCCTGAAGGTGTTCGACATCGTGCGCACGATGACCGGCGGCCAGTACGAGACCAGCGTCATCGCCAACGAGATGTACGCCCAGGCGTTCCGCTACAACGAGTTGGGCATGGGGTCGGCGCTCGCGGTGTTCCTGTTTGTCCTGGTCATCCCGCTGGTCATCGTGCAGATGCGCACCAACCGACGTCTGAGGGAGGAGCAGCGATGA
- a CDS encoding carbohydrate ABC transporter permease, with the protein MSTTPQSPAAEEEESGRSRRTPAVPLGARSDRPGRRYRTAGRGADSRESAAARVRKRLSSTSASVIAIIIAALWTLPTAGLFLSSFRPERELTTTGWWTMFSDPQLTLANYRDVLFSSREGQLASYFVNSFAITVPSTVFVVVIAALAAYALAWVNFPGRDWLFLGVFALQIVPLQMSLVPLLRFFSQGVSVGGVQVLPAWDLPGAFAFTNVWVAHTIFGLPLGIFLLHNFVSQLPHSLFEAARVDGAGHGVLFRRVVLPLIVPALVSLAIFQFLWVWNDLLVALIFAGGDVNTAPLTVRLAELAGTRGNEWQRLTAGAFVSMVVPLIVFFTLQRYFVRGLLAGSVKG; encoded by the coding sequence ATGAGCACGACTCCGCAGTCCCCTGCGGCCGAGGAAGAGGAGAGCGGGAGGTCGCGCAGGACTCCGGCCGTCCCGCTCGGGGCACGCTCCGACAGGCCCGGTCGGCGCTACCGGACCGCGGGCCGCGGGGCCGACTCCCGCGAGTCGGCCGCGGCCCGGGTGCGCAAGCGCCTGTCCAGCACCTCGGCGAGCGTCATCGCGATCATCATCGCCGCCCTGTGGACCCTGCCCACGGCCGGTCTGTTCCTCTCCTCGTTCCGCCCGGAACGGGAGTTGACGACCACCGGCTGGTGGACGATGTTCAGCGATCCGCAGTTGACCCTCGCCAACTACCGCGACGTGCTGTTCTCCTCCAGGGAGGGGCAGCTCGCCAGCTACTTCGTGAACTCGTTCGCCATCACGGTCCCCTCCACGGTGTTCGTGGTGGTCATAGCGGCGCTGGCCGCCTACGCCCTGGCGTGGGTGAACTTCCCGGGCCGCGACTGGCTGTTCCTGGGCGTGTTCGCCCTGCAGATCGTGCCCCTGCAGATGTCCCTGGTGCCGCTGCTGCGGTTCTTCTCCCAGGGGGTGAGCGTCGGCGGGGTCCAGGTGCTGCCCGCCTGGGACCTGCCGGGCGCGTTCGCGTTCACCAACGTGTGGGTGGCGCACACGATCTTCGGTCTGCCGCTGGGCATCTTCCTGCTGCACAACTTCGTGTCGCAACTACCGCACAGCCTCTTCGAGGCCGCGCGGGTGGACGGCGCCGGGCACGGCGTGCTGTTCCGCCGGGTGGTGCTGCCCCTGATCGTTCCCGCCCTGGTGTCGCTGGCGATCTTCCAGTTCCTGTGGGTGTGGAACGACCTGCTGGTGGCGCTGATCTTCGCGGGCGGCGACGTCAACACCGCGCCGTTGACGGTCCGCCTGGCCGAGTTGGCGGGCACCCGGGGCAACGAGTGGCAGCGGCTCACCGCCGGTGCGTTCGTGTCCATGGTGGTGCCGCTGATCGTGTTCTTCACCCTGCAGCGGTACTTCGTCCGCGGCCTGCTCGCGGGCAGTGTGAAGGGCTGA
- a CDS encoding fructosamine kinase family protein, whose amino-acid sequence MGSVAARVAELTGREVSAVASLGASHEWRLYRAELADGTPLFVKALPEEARGMDGLFRAEALGLDWLGRSFGSPVPEVAGWDDRTLALTWVEERPPGPEAAERFGHQLAAMHLAGADAFGASWDGYIGPLPLDNTPRSAWPEFYAEQRILPYLRRAADRGALTPADVRLVEKVVDALDHLAGDPEPPARIHGDLWSGNVMWQDDGATVVDPAAHGGHREADLAMLALFGLPYLDRVRDAYNDTAPLGAGWRARVPLHQLHPLLVHVCLFGAAYRTMVLETARAALRV is encoded by the coding sequence GTGGGGTCCGTCGCCGCCAGGGTGGCCGAACTGACCGGCCGTGAGGTCTCCGCCGTCGCCTCGCTGGGCGCCAGCCACGAGTGGCGGCTGTACCGCGCCGAGCTGGCCGACGGAACCCCGCTGTTCGTCAAGGCGCTGCCCGAGGAGGCCCGGGGCATGGACGGACTGTTCCGCGCCGAGGCGCTGGGCCTGGACTGGCTGGGCCGGTCGTTCGGCTCCCCGGTGCCCGAGGTGGCCGGGTGGGACGACCGCACCCTGGCGTTGACCTGGGTGGAGGAGCGCCCACCCGGTCCCGAGGCGGCCGAGCGGTTCGGACACCAGCTCGCCGCCATGCACCTGGCGGGCGCCGACGCCTTCGGGGCGAGCTGGGACGGCTACATCGGCCCGCTGCCCCTGGACAACACGCCGCGGTCCGCGTGGCCGGAGTTCTACGCCGAGCAGCGGATCCTGCCCTACCTGCGCCGCGCCGCCGACAGGGGAGCGCTCACCCCGGCCGACGTCCGACTGGTGGAGAAGGTCGTCGACGCGCTCGACCACCTGGCGGGCGACCCCGAGCCTCCGGCCCGCATCCACGGCGACCTGTGGAGCGGCAACGTGATGTGGCAGGACGACGGTGCGACGGTGGTCGACCCGGCGGCGCACGGCGGCCACCGGGAGGCGGACCTGGCGATGCTGGCGCTGTTCGGTCTGCCGTACCTGGACCGGGTCCGCGACGCCTACAACGACACCGCGCCGCTGGGGGCGGGCTGGCGGGCGCGGGTGCCCCTGCACCAGTTGCATCCGTTGCTGGTGCACGTGTGCCTGTTCGGCGCCGCCTACCGCACCATGGTGCTGGAGACGGCGCGGGCCGCGCTGCGCGTCTGA
- a CDS encoding low molecular weight protein-tyrosine-phosphatase — translation MSLPEPRDPSGPYRVCVVCLGNICRSPMAEKILTTDLGRAGLADRVRVDSAGTGNWHVGADMDTRAAATLRKYGYPTGHAARQFSPDWFAERDLVLAMDTDNLADLLRLAPDPETEARVRLFRSFAPDAGPNPEVPDPYYGGDDGFITVLNMIEAAAKGLTGELAVLLGSR, via the coding sequence ATGAGCCTGCCCGAACCCCGTGACCCCTCCGGGCCCTACCGCGTCTGCGTGGTGTGCCTCGGCAACATCTGCCGTTCCCCGATGGCGGAGAAGATCCTGACCACCGATCTCGGACGCGCCGGACTCGCCGACCGGGTCCGGGTGGACAGCGCCGGGACGGGGAACTGGCACGTCGGTGCGGACATGGACACACGAGCCGCGGCCACCCTGCGCAAGTACGGCTACCCGACCGGGCACGCCGCACGCCAGTTCTCCCCGGACTGGTTCGCCGAGCGCGACCTGGTCCTGGCCATGGACACCGACAACCTCGCCGACCTGCTCCGTCTGGCTCCCGATCCGGAGACCGAGGCGCGCGTCCGCCTGTTCCGCTCCTTCGCGCCCGACGCGGGCCCCAACCCCGAGGTGCCCGACCCCTACTACGGGGGCGACGACGGCTTCATCACCGTGCTGAACATGATCGAGGCCGCGGCCAAGGGGCTCACCGGCGAACTCGCCGTGCTGCTCGGTTCGCGCTGA
- a CDS encoding response regulator: MVQPIEVLLVEDDPGDALMTREAFAEHKVGNHLHVVSDGVEALRFLRREGEYTQAPRPHLVLLDLNLPRKDGREVLQEIKQDEDLAHIPVVVLTTSEAEEDIVRSYQLHANAYVTKPVDFDQFIKVVRQIDDFFVTVVRLPQR; the protein is encoded by the coding sequence ATGGTGCAACCTATCGAGGTGCTGCTGGTCGAGGACGACCCCGGTGACGCCCTCATGACCCGTGAGGCGTTCGCGGAGCACAAGGTCGGCAACCACCTGCACGTGGTCTCCGACGGGGTCGAGGCGCTGCGCTTCCTGCGCAGGGAGGGCGAGTACACCCAGGCGCCCAGGCCGCACCTCGTGCTGCTCGACCTCAACCTGCCGCGCAAGGACGGACGCGAGGTCCTCCAGGAGATCAAGCAGGACGAGGACCTGGCCCACATCCCGGTCGTCGTGCTGACCACCTCCGAGGCCGAGGAGGACATCGTCCGCAGCTACCAGTTGCACGCCAACGCCTACGTGACCAAACCCGTCGACTTCGACCAGTTCATCAAGGTGGTCCGCCAGATCGACGACTTCTTCGTCACCGTGGTGCGCCTGCCGCAGCGGTGA
- a CDS encoding sensor histidine kinase — translation MNLDSEPRNGPLPAAGGLLARPWPLRRRVTVLLISVGVVLIASVATIVITALEAREAVVRQVEQLTPAQSALHQTMAAYYNQDNGIRSYAATGTIDSLEPYEQGRRTLEASLPQLEKAAEDNPAIDSDIEALLAAGESWSNEFAEPVLDKVRNGEELTHADAQLGEERFNYLREASSSAQGRISVELAEAQQELASATQQLAALLMLVGVVIVVLCGFLWVMLQHWVLRPLDELGRHLQQVSDGYYTHRIELEAPPEIERVARNVDAMRERIVHELDEVGTARRTLQEQSELLERQTEELRRSNLELEQFAYVASHDLQEPLRKVASFCQLLKRRYHGQLDERADSYIDFAVEGAKRMQTLINDLLAFSRVGRTKNFATVNLDDALDDALNSLGSALEEAGAVVTGDPLPAVQGDRTLLTQVFFNLIGNAVKFRGEEPARVHISVRQEGTEWVFCCADNGIGIEPQYAERIFVIFQRLHTRDKYGGTGIGLAMCKKIVEFHGGRIWLDADDPDEPGTRICWSLPVDTDKEDDPSEEEPSPLTATPGQDSVGADR, via the coding sequence GTGAACCTCGACTCCGAACCGCGGAACGGGCCCCTCCCGGCCGCGGGGGGACTCCTCGCCCGGCCCTGGCCGCTGCGGCGGCGCGTCACCGTCCTGCTGATCTCGGTGGGCGTCGTCCTCATCGCCTCGGTGGCCACCATCGTGATCACCGCGCTGGAGGCGCGTGAGGCGGTGGTCCGCCAGGTCGAGCAGCTCACCCCGGCCCAGAGCGCGCTCCACCAGACCATGGCCGCCTACTACAACCAGGACAACGGGATCCGCAGCTACGCGGCCACCGGAACGATCGACTCCCTGGAACCGTACGAACAGGGGCGCCGCACCCTGGAGGCGAGCCTGCCCCAACTGGAGAAGGCGGCCGAGGACAACCCCGCCATCGACTCCGACATCGAGGCGCTGCTGGCCGCGGGGGAGTCCTGGAGCAACGAGTTCGCCGAACCGGTCCTGGACAAGGTCCGCAACGGGGAGGAACTCACCCACGCCGACGCCCAACTCGGCGAGGAGCGCTTCAACTACCTGCGCGAGGCGTCCAGCAGCGCGCAGGGCCGCATCAGCGTCGAACTGGCCGAGGCCCAGCAGGAGCTGGCGTCGGCCACCCAGCAGTTGGCGGCGCTGCTGATGCTGGTCGGCGTGGTCATCGTGGTGCTGTGCGGCTTCCTGTGGGTGATGTTGCAGCACTGGGTGCTGCGCCCGCTCGACGAGCTGGGACGCCACCTCCAGCAGGTCTCGGACGGCTACTACACCCACCGCATCGAACTGGAGGCGCCGCCCGAGATCGAACGGGTCGCCCGCAACGTGGACGCCATGCGCGAACGCATCGTGCACGAACTCGACGAGGTCGGCACCGCCCGGCGCACCCTCCAGGAGCAGTCGGAGCTGCTGGAGCGCCAGACCGAGGAACTGCGCCGCTCCAACCTCGAACTGGAGCAGTTCGCCTACGTCGCCTCACACGACCTCCAGGAGCCGCTGCGCAAGGTCGCCAGCTTCTGCCAGCTACTCAAGCGCCGCTACCACGGCCAGCTGGACGAGCGCGCCGACTCCTACATCGACTTCGCGGTCGAGGGCGCCAAGCGCATGCAGACCCTGATCAACGACCTGCTGGCCTTCTCCAGGGTGGGGCGGACCAAGAACTTCGCCACCGTGAACCTCGACGACGCGCTCGACGACGCGCTCAACAGCCTGGGATCGGCGCTCGAGGAGGCCGGGGCGGTGGTCACCGGAGACCCGCTGCCCGCCGTCCAGGGCGACCGGACGCTGCTCACCCAGGTCTTCTTCAACCTCATCGGCAACGCGGTGAAGTTCCGCGGCGAGGAACCGGCCCGCGTGCACATCAGTGTCCGCCAGGAGGGGACCGAGTGGGTGTTCTGCTGCGCCGATAATGGAATCGGCATCGAGCCGCAGTACGCCGAGCGGATCTTCGTGATCTTCCAACGACTGCATACGCGCGACAAGTACGGCGGCACGGGGATCGGTCTGGCCATGTGCAAGAAGATCGTGGAGTTCCACGGCGGACGCATCTGGTTGGACGCGGACGACCCCGACGAGCCGGGAACCCGGATCTGCTGGTCGCTGCCGGTAGACACGGACAAGGAGGACGACCCCTCCGAGGAGGAGCCGTCGCCGCTGACCGCGACGCCCGGACAGGACTCCGTTGGCGCCGACAGATGA
- a CDS encoding PP2C family protein-serine/threonine phosphatase → MPPPPGTRSAPLRGAVESVDILLIEDDPADKLLVEEFLADTALNAKITWVTTLAEARSHLAAFRGCVLLDLNLPDARGMDLLREVLTSADSAAVVVLTGLDDEHEGIAAVAAGAQDYLVKGQVDGSLLARSLRYSVERQRADENARQLREAELHARENMRLERGLLPQLLLDDSLMVPRSFYRPGRKRALVGGDFFDAVDQDGTTHLIVGDVSGHGPDEAALGVNLRIAWRALVMGGVAEERLLPALEKILISERAQDEMYATLCQVSIDKGTEESRIRLFGHPPPLVLSSDRQVTEVNAVPRPPLGMFPGVEVEVESFSFPRGATLMLYTDGLVDAYDGNGSDRLGVTGLARIVEGVLTSGTPIAELPERLVDEAEQHNGGPLQDDVAMLLVTHGE, encoded by the coding sequence GTGCCCCCACCCCCAGGCACGAGAAGCGCACCCCTCCGAGGCGCCGTGGAATCAGTAGACATCCTCCTGATCGAGGACGACCCCGCGGACAAGCTCCTCGTCGAGGAATTCCTCGCAGACACCGCACTGAACGCGAAGATCACCTGGGTCACCACGCTCGCCGAGGCCAGGTCGCACCTGGCGGCGTTCCGCGGTTGCGTGCTGCTGGACCTCAACCTGCCCGACGCGCGCGGCATGGACCTGCTGCGCGAGGTGCTCACCTCCGCGGACTCGGCGGCGGTCGTCGTCCTGACCGGCCTGGACGACGAGCACGAGGGCATCGCAGCGGTGGCCGCCGGCGCCCAGGACTACCTCGTCAAGGGGCAGGTCGACGGCTCCCTGCTGGCCCGCAGCCTGCGCTACTCGGTGGAGCGCCAACGCGCCGACGAGAACGCGCGCCAACTGCGCGAGGCCGAGCTGCACGCCCGGGAGAACATGCGGCTGGAACGCGGGCTCCTGCCGCAGTTGCTGCTCGACGACTCCCTCATGGTGCCCCGCTCCTTCTACCGGCCCGGCCGCAAGCGCGCCCTGGTCGGAGGCGACTTCTTCGACGCGGTGGACCAGGACGGCACCACCCACCTCATCGTGGGCGACGTCAGCGGACACGGCCCCGACGAGGCCGCGCTGGGCGTGAACCTGCGGATCGCCTGGCGCGCCCTGGTCATGGGCGGGGTCGCGGAGGAGCGGCTGCTTCCCGCGCTGGAGAAGATCCTGATCTCCGAACGCGCCCAGGACGAGATGTACGCCACGCTGTGCCAGGTCAGCATCGACAAGGGGACGGAGGAGTCGCGCATCCGGCTGTTCGGCCACCCGCCTCCACTGGTCCTCAGCTCCGACCGGCAGGTCACCGAGGTCAACGCCGTCCCCCGCCCGCCGCTGGGCATGTTCCCCGGCGTCGAGGTGGAGGTCGAGAGCTTCTCCTTCCCCCGGGGAGCGACCCTCATGCTCTACACCGACGGCCTGGTCGACGCCTACGACGGCAACGGCTCCGACCGGCTCGGTGTCACCGGGCTGGCCCGCATCGTCGAAGGCGTCCTCACCTCGGGGACCCCGATCGCCGAGCTGCCCGAGCGTCTCGTGGACGAAGCCGAACAGCACAACGGCGGGCCGCTCCAGGACGACGTCGCGATGCTGCTCGTCACTCATGGGGAATAA